From Eptesicus fuscus isolate TK198812 chromosome 14, DD_ASM_mEF_20220401, whole genome shotgun sequence, one genomic window encodes:
- the CLEC2L gene encoding C-type lectin domain family 2 member L, giving the protein MEPAREPPARARPPPPPAARPAPAPTAPRPRSPGEAEARGPEGLLRRSGSGYEGSTSWKAALEDTTTRLLLGAIAVLLFAILVVMSILASKGCIKCEAPCPEDWLLYGRKCYFFSEEPRDWNTGRQYCHTHEAALAVIQSPKELEFMFKFTRREPWIGLRRVGDEFHWVNGEPFDPDTFAIAGLGECVFVEPTRLVSTECLMTRPWVCSKMAYTT; this is encoded by the exons ATGGAGCCGGCCCGAGAGCCCCCCGCGCgggcccggccgccgccgccccccgccgcccgccccgcgcccgcccccacCGCGCCCAGGCCGCGCTCGCCCGGGGAGGCGGAGGCCCGCGGCCCCGAGGGGCTGCTGCGGCGATCGGGCTCCGGCTACGAGGGCAGCACCAGCTGGAAGGCGGCCTTGGAGG aCACCACCACCCGTCTCCTGCTCGGGGCCATTGCCGTCCTCCTGTTCGCCATCCTGGTGGTGATGAGCATCTTGG CCTCCAAGGGCTGCATCAAGTGTGAGGCGCCCTGCCCCGAGGACTGGCTGCTCTACGGCCGGAAATGCTACTTCTTCTCCGAGGAGCCGAGGGACTGGAACACCGGCCGGCAGTACTGCCACACCCACGAGGCGGCGCTGGCGGTGATTCAGAGCCCCAAGGAGCTG GAATTTATGTTCAAGTTCACGCGGAGGGAGCCCTGGATCGGCCTTCGCAGAGTCGGGGACGAGTTCCACTGGGTCAACGGGGAACCCTTCGACCCCGACAC ATTCGCCATCGCGGGCCTGGGGGAGTGCGTCTTCGTGGAGCCGACCAGGCTGGTGTCGACGGAGTGTCTGATGACCCGGCCCTGGGTGTGCAGCAAGATGGCCTACACGACGTGA